From one Coffea eugenioides isolate CCC68of chromosome 11, Ceug_1.0, whole genome shotgun sequence genomic stretch:
- the LOC113753245 gene encoding acidic endochitinase-like, whose protein sequence is MAASLQPLFSAITFLLLIASLIGPSEAAGIVRYWGRGHDEPSSLAEFCRQEFATDVNIAFLEDFGGGRMPELNISHPLPSASDIESCQKHQTKVFISIAGQPSLSSVEDAEEVAAYVWDTYLGGKSSDRPFGKAVLDGVELHIHSGNTTYLDDLARALKGYSNVILAVAAECPIPDPALDTTIRTGVVDQVRVEFFDNPSCQFTPPKDSSLLFRSWDNWSDYPGVHKLYLGIPISPTIAPEGGYIPPNELVYHVLPYLKKSPVYGGIMVFPYLHHEVNFQSMLRSYARAA, encoded by the coding sequence atggctgCCTCTTTGCAACCACTGTTCTCAGCAATAACATTCCTGTTGTTGATTGCTTCTCTGATCGGGCCCTCCGAAGCTGCTGGAATTGTCCGGTACTGGGGCCGAGGCCATGACGAACCATCAAGTTTGGCTGAGTTCTGCAGGCAAGAATTCGCTACCGATGTTAATATTGCCTTTCTGGAAGATTTTGGCGGCGGCCGCATGCCTGAATTGAACATAAGTCATCCTTTGCCGAGCGCATCAGACATAGAATCTTGCCAGAAACATCAGACCAAAGTGTTTATTTCTATCGCAGGACAACCGAGCCTTTCTTCCGTCGAAGATGCAGAAGAAGTGGCAGCCTATGTCTGGGACACTTACTTAGGTGGTAAATCAAGCGACCGTCCATTCGGCAAAGCTGTTTTAGATGGCGTAGAGCTTCACATCCACAGCGGAAACACGACTTACTTGGATGATCTTGCTCGGGCACTTAAGGGATACTCAAATGTAATCTTAGCTGTAGCGGCGGAATGTCCTATTCCTGACCCTGCTCTCGACACAACTATCAGAACTGGAGTCGTCGATCAGGTGCGGGTGGAATTTTTTGACAACCCATCTTGTCAGTTTACCCCTCCAAAAGATAGCAGTCTGCTCTTCCGGAGCTGGGACAATTGGTCTGATTATCCAGGCGTTCATAAATTGTACCTGGGAATACCTATCTCCCCTACTATCGCACCTGAGGGCGGTTACATCCCACCTAATGAGCTAGTTTATCATGTTCTTCCCTATCTGAAGAAGTCTCCTGTTTATGGAGGCATCATGGTTTTCCCCTACCTTCATCACGAGGTAAATTTCCAGTCCATGCTACGGTCCTATGCTCGTGCTGCCTGA